A segment of the Sulfitobacter sp. D7 genome:
GAATTCGGCGGAGGCCATGGTCGCGCCGCCGACGCCGTCGCGGCCAGTTTTTGCACCGAGGTAGACCACCGGCATGCCGACGCCGGATGCGGCGGAATAGAAGATTTTGTCGGCATCCGCGAGGCCCGCCGCAAAGGCGTTGACGAGGCAGTTGCCATCATAGGCTGTGTCGAACCGCACTTCGCCGCCGACGGTCGGCACGCCGAAACAGTTGCCATAGCCACCGACGCCTTCGACGACGCCATGTACAAGTTGGCGGGTCTTGGGGTGATCAGGGCGGCCAAAGCTGAGCGCGTTCATCGCAGCAATCGGGCGCGCGCCCATGGTGAAGACATCGCGCAGAATGCCGCCCACGCCGGTCGCGGCACCTTGGTAGGGCTCGATGTAGGAGGGGTGGTTGTGGCTTTCCATCTTGAAGACCAGCGCTTGGCCATCGCCGATATCGACCACGCCTGCGTTTTCGCCGGGGCCGCAGATGACTTGGGGGCCGTCGGTGGGCAGGGTGCGCAGCCATTTCTTGGAAGACTTATAAGAGCAATGCTCGTTCCACATTGCTGAGAAAATGCCCATCTCGGTGTAGTTCGGCTCGCGCCCGAGGATGTTGACGACCTCGGTGTATTCCTCGGGCGTGAACCCGTGGCTGGCGATGAGGTCGGGCGTGATGGCTGGATCTTGCATGGAAATTCCCCGGCTGGCGCGTTTGCGCCCTCATACAAGGGGAAATGCCGGGGGGGAAGTGGCTTTGGCAGCCTGTGGGCTGAAAGAAGGCGATAGGCCAAAAAAAAGGCCGAGCTAAAAGCTCGGCCAAGTCCAACAGGGAGGTATGAAGCGACGCGCCCTCAGGCTGTCAATCTTCATAATGGTGAAATAGGAGGCAGGGCTGTTCAAATCAAGGCTATTTAACATCGCAAGTCATCATGGCCGATATGCGCTTATTGCATGGCTTGCGGCGGGGCTGCGGTTCAGTTGTCGCCTTCGACCCGTTCGCGCCATTGTTTGCGGTAGGTTATGATCTCTTCCTGCACAAAATCCTTGAAGGCCGCGACGCGTTTGGATTGGCGAAGCTCTTCGGGATAGGCGAGGTAGACCGGCACTTCGGCGGATTCGATATCGGGCATCACCTGCACGATATGCGGGAAGTCTTGGATCAGGTAGTTGGGGAGCACGCCGAGGCCAAGGTGATGCACCACGCCTTGCAACACGCCGAAGTAGTTGTTCACCGTCAAGAGCGAACGCAGGTCATACATCATCAGCTCTTTGACCAGTTGCAGCCCGGCGCCGACTTGATCGCTGTCGGTGTTCTGACAGATCAGCCGGTGGTTGGTCATGTCTTCCATCCGCTCTGGCGTGCCGTGTTTTTCCAGATATTCGGGGCTGGCGTAGAGCCCCATCCGCACGGTCATCAGCCGTTTGCGGACCAGATCGGCCTGACTTGGTTCTTTCATGCGGATCGCCACGTCGGCCTCGCGCATCGGCAGGTCGAGCACGCGCTCTTCAAGCATCAGGTCGACCTTAAGGTCAGGATATTGCTCATAAAGTTTGGGCAGCCGCGGGGCGAGCCAGAGGGTGCCGAAACCGGTGGTGGTGGTCACGCGCAATTCGCCAAAGACTTCTTCCTCACTGTCGCGAATGCGTGCGGCGGCGGCGTCAAGACGCTTGGCCATGGCCGAGGTCGCGTCGAATAAAAGCTCGCCCTGTTCGGTCAGGATTAGCCCGCGCGCATGGCGGTGAAAGAGGTTGGTATTAAGCTGTTCCTCAAGCCCGCGAATCTGCCGACTGACGGCAGATTGCGACAGGTTAAGCTTGTCGCCTGCATGGGTCAGCGACCCGGCATCGGCCACGGCGTGAAAAATTCTGAGTTTGTCCCAATCCATGGCCCGTACTTTCCTTGCCCAGCCTTTCTCCTACCTTAATAGCCGGGAGAAAACAGCACAAACCGTCCCCTGCAGGGCTGCCGTTGCGGAATAACTGCTATACAGGTCAGCAGCTGTGACCTATATAGGAGGCAATCATGCAAGACTGACGTGCTAGGGAGGGCCCGCCATGACAACGCAAAAGATTTCACTGAACGACCGTTTCGACCTTGAGAAAAGCCCGGTGCTGCTGAACGGCACGCAGGCGCTGGTTCGGCTGATGATGATGCAGTCCGCCCGCGACCGCGCGGCGGGGCTGAACACCGCAGGCTATGTGACCGGCTACCGGGGCAGTCCGCTGGGCGGGGTCGACCTGCAAATGCAGCGTTCAGAGAAGAAACTCGCCGAGCATAACGTGCGCTTTGAGCCGGGGCTGAACGAAGACCTCGCGGCGACGATGCTTTGGGGCAGCCAGCAGGCGGAACTGCGCGGCGAGGGGAAATATGATGGCGTCTATGGCCTATGGTACGGCAAAGGCCCGGGTGTGGACCGCACCGGCGATGTGATGCGCCATGCGAATATGGCGGGCACTTCGCCTCATGGTGGTGTGTTGATGGCGATGGGGGATGACCATACCGGCGAATCCTCCACCGTGTTGCACCAGTCGGAATGGGCGATGGTGGATGCCTATATGCCGGTGGTCTCGCCCGCCGGTGTGCAGGAAATTCTTGATTACGGCATCTACGGCTGGGCGCTCAGCCGGTTTTCGGGCCTTTGGGTGGGCCTGAAGACGATGAAGGACACCGTGGAGGCGACGAGCGTCGTCAACGGCGATCCGAACCGGATGAAGCTGGTGATCCCTGAGTTCGACATGCCCGATGGCGGGCTGAGTATCCGTCTGGGCGACACCCCGCATCTGCAAGAAGCGCGGATGATTGACTACAAGCGCTTCGCCGCCGAGGCGTTCTCTCATGCCAACAAGATGGACAAGCGCGTCTGGGGCAAGCGCGGGGCCAAGATCGGCTTTGCCGCCGCGGGCAAGAACTGGCTCGATCTGGTACACGCGCTGAGCCTGCTGAACATCGATGAGAACGAAGCCGAGCGGCTAGGCATCACCACTTATAAGATCGGTCAGACCTTCCCGCTCGACATGCAGGGGTTCCACGAATGGGCCGACGGGCTTGATCTGGTGGTCGTGGTCGAAGAAAAGCGCAAGCTGATCGAAGTGCAGATCAAGGAAGCGCTGTTCAACGATACCCACCGCCGCGTCTATGGGTGGCACAAAGGTGGCGCGGGCATGGAGCATGGCGAAGAGTTGTTCCCGACCCGTGGCGCGCTCGACCCTATTCTGATCGCCGAAAAGATCGGCGGCATTCTGTTGGAAGAGGGCCGCGAGACCGATGGGATCCGCGCGGGGCTTGAGGCGCTGAACGAGGCACGCCGGTCGGACAATGCCGAAGATATCGCCGCGCGACTGCCGTATTACTGCGCGGGCTGCCCGCATAACTCCTCGACCAAAGTGCCAGAGGGCTCCCGCGCCTATGCGGGGATCGGCTGTCACTATATGGTGCAATGGATGGACCGTGAGACCACGGGCTTCACCCATATGGGCGGCGAGGGCGCGAACTGGATCGGCGAAGCGCCGTTCTCCAATACAGAGCATGTGTTCCAGAACCTTGGCGACGGCACCTACAACCACTCCGGTGTGCTGGCCATTCGGGCCGCCATCGCGGCGGGAACGAACATCACCTATAAGATCCTCTATAACGACGCGGTTGCAATGACCGGCGGTCAGCACAACGAAGGCGACCTTGACGCCTACCGCATCGTCGAAGAGTTGAAGGCCATGGGCGTGAAGAACCTCGCCGTGGTCTATGACCAGAAGGAAGACGTGGACCTCAGCCGCTTCAAGGGCGTCGAAATACACGAGCGCGCCGAGATGCCGAATGTGCAAAAGGCCTACCGCAAGCACAAGGGCGTGTCGGCCATCGTCTATATCCAGACCTGCGCCGCCGAGAAGCGCCGCCGCCGCAAGCGCGGGCTGTTCCCGGACCCCGACAAGCGTGTCTTCATCAACGAGGACGTTTGCGAAGGCTGCGGCGATTGCGGTGTGCAGTCGAACTGCGTGGCCGTGGTCCCGAACGAGACCGAGCTGGGCCGCAAACGCGCCATTGACCAGTCGCAGTGCAACAAAGACTTCTCTTGTCTTGACGGTTTCTGCCCCTCCTTCGTGACGTTGGAAGGCGCCAAGATCCGCAAGGATCCGACCACCGAACTGACCATCCCCGACCTGCCGCAGCCAAACCTGCCCAAGATCGACGGCACCCATAACGTCGTCATCACCGGCGTGGGCGGCACCGGGGTCGTCACCATCGGCGCGCTGCTGGCGCAGGCGGCTCAACTTGATGGCAAGGGGGCTGGCATGATGGAGATGGCGGGCCTCGCCCAGAAGGGCGGTGCGGTGCATATCCACTGCCGTCTGGCCGAGCGTCCCGAAGACATCAGCGCAATCCGTGTGGCCACCGGCGAGGCGCATGCGCTCATTGGCGGCGATCTGGTGGTCTCGGCGGGCCATAAGACACTGGGTCTGACCCGCGCCGGGCGCACCGGTGCGGTGGTGAACTCGCACCAGATCATCACCGGCGATTTCACCCGCGATACCGAGTTTCAGATGCCCTATGACCGGCTGAGCCTCGCGCTCGAAGCGCGTCTGAAGGATGATGTCGCGATGTTTGATGCCTCGGATCTGGCCAAGGCGAGTTTGGGAGATTCGATCTTTTCCAACATGATGATCTTCGGCGCCGCATGGCAGCGCGGCCTTCTGCCCCTCTCGTTCGAAAGCCTGATGCAGGCGATTGAGATGAACGGCGCGGCGGTAGAGCGCAACAAGCGCGCGTTTGAGATTGGCCGCTGGGCCGTGCTCTATCCCGAAGACGCCAAAGCGGTAAGTCAGCCTGATAACGTGGTGGAATTGCCCAAATCGCTGGGGGAGAAGATCGCCTTCCGTGAGAACCACCTGACCGAGTATCAGGGTAAGGGACTGGCCAAGCGCTACACGAAGATGCTCGACGGTATTGAGGACCGTGACGTCAAGGCGGCGATGGCGATGGGCTATCATAAGCTCCTGAGCTACAAGGACGAATACGAGGTCGCCCGCCTGTTGATCACCAGCCGTGACAAGGCGCGGGCGCAGTTCGACGGCGATTTCAACATGACCTTCCACATGGCGCCGCCGCTCTTGTCCAAGATGGGGCCCAACGGTCGGCCCCAGAAGCGCGAATTCGGCCAATGGCTCGAAGGGCCGCTGCGGGTTATGGCGAAGTTCAAGGGTCTGCGCGGCACGCCTTTCGACCCCTTTGGCTATACCGCCGAGCGCAAGATGGAACGTGCGTTGATCAAACAGTATGAGGCCGACATGGCCGAAGTGCTGCCCAAACTGACCGATCAGACCCGCGGCGCCATCGTGGCACTGGCCGAACTGCCCTTGCAAATCCGCGGTTTCGGTCCGGTGAAACAGGCCAATGAAGCCAAGGCCGAGAAGCGCCGCGAGGAACTGCTGGCGGTGATCCGCGCGGGCGGCACCTCCACGGCCAAGGCCGCGGAGTAATACGGCTGTTACATTTCTGGGCTAGGGAGAGCATCAGTGCGATCCTGAGGCCCAGATGTGACCTACGCCCGTGACATAAGCTATGCCCATTCCGCCCGAACTCGGGGCGGGAGGGCGCTCATCCGATTGATGGAAAACACCACCGGGCGGGTGTCCTTACTGAAACGGGCCGAGGGCTACGAAGACGATCTGGCCGCGGGGCTGGGGTTCTTTGATGCCATGGTGCGGCGCTGTGGTTTGACATTGGATGTGATGCGCGGGTCTTTGGCCGATATTCCAAAGCGTGGCCCTGTCATTCTGATCGCCAATCATCCCTACGGCATTCTGGACGGGCTGATGCTAGGCCATATCCTCAGCCGGACGCGCGGTGACTTTCGGATCATGGCCAATGCGGTGTTCAGCCAAGCGCCGGATCTGGCACACCATCTTTTGCCGATCAGCTTTGCCGAAGATCGCGCCGCGCTGGCGCTGAACCTCGCCACGCGCCGGACCGCGTTGACCTATCTAGACCAAGGCGGTGCGATTGGCATCTTCCCGGGCGGCACGGTCAGCACCGCCGCGCGGCCCTTTTCGCAACCGATGGATCCCGGATGGCGCAGTTTCACCGCGCGGATGATCGCCAAGTCTGACGCCACGGTGGTGCCGATCTATTTCGACGGCCACACCAGCCGGCTGTTCCAAATCGCCAGCCACCTGCATGCCAATCTGCGAATGGGGCTGCTGATCAAAGAGTTTCGCGCCCGTGTCGATAGCCCCGTGCGCGTGGCCATCGGCGACCCGATTCCGCGCACCATGCTTGACCCGCTGGCGGGGGACGCAAAAGCGATGATGGATTTCCTGCGCAAAGCCACTTATGAGTTGTCACCAAAGCCGGGCCAGTATCAGGGTCTTGGCTACGAGTTTGAGGAACGGCATAGAGCCGACAGGTGACAACAGACCATGGCAGTTGGTATTTTCGATTCGGGGCTGGGCGGGCTGACCGTCTGGAACAAGGTGCAAGAACGGCTGCCGGAGGTGGATTTTGTCTATCTCGCTGACAGCGCCCATGCGCCCTACGGCGTGCGCAATGCCGATGATATCTATGCGCTGACCTGCGCCGCCGTGCAGCGGCTGTTCGATGCGGGCTGCGATCTGGTGATCCTTGCCTGTAACACCGCCTCGGCCGCTGCGCTGCGCCGGATGCAAGAGGGCTGGATCCCGCGCGAGAAACGGGTGTTGGGCGTCTTTGTGCCGCTGATCGAGGCGATGACCGAACGCCAATGGGGCGATAACTCCCCGCCGCGCGAAGTGGCGGTGAACCATGTGGCGCTTTTCGCCACGCCCGCGACGGTGGCAAGCCGCGCCTTTCAGCGTGAACTGTCCTTCCGCGCCATCGGGGTGGATGTCGAAGCGCAGGCCTGCGGTGGGGTGGTCGATGCCATCGAAGAGGGCGATATGATCCTCGCCGAAGCGCTGGTGCGCAGCCATGTCGATGCGTTGAAACGTAAAATGCCCGACCCCGACGCGGCGATCTTGGGCTGCACCCATTACCCGCTGATGCAGGAGGCGTTTCAGGCGGCCTTGGGCGGGCAAGTCAAAGTGTTTAGCCAAGCCGAGTTGGTGGCGGATTCATTGGCGGATTATCTTGAGCGGCATCCCAATATGATGGGCAGTGGCGAGGCGGCGTTTCTCACCACCGGCGATCCCGCCCGGGTGAGCGACCGTGCGACGCAGTTCCTGCGACGACAGATCACATTCACCGCCGCCTGAACTCCAATTATATTTCGTTCCGAACAAGGGGACAGACCATGACCCAGAACATCGCCATTCTTGGCGCCTCCGGCTATACCGGGGCAGAACTCATCCGGCTGATCGCTGGCCATTCCTCAATGAAAATCAAAGCTTTGGGGGCGAACTCCAAGGCGGGGCAATCTATGGCCGAGGTGTTTCCGCATCTGCGCCATCTTGATCTGCCCACATTGGTCACGATTGAAGAAATCGACTTTTCGCAGATTGATCTGTGCTTTTGCGCGTTGCCGCATAAGACCAGCCAAGAGGTGATCGCGGCGCTGCCCAAAGACCTGAAGATCGTCGACCTCTCTGCCGATTTCCGCCTGCGCGACCCAGAGGATTACGCCAAGTGGTACGGCAATGAACACGCCGCCCTAGAGCAGCAGAAAGAGGCGGTTTACGGCCTCACCGAATTCTACCGCAAAGAGATTTCAGCCGCGCGGTTGGTGGCAGGCACGGGCTGCAACGCGGCGACGGGGCAGTTTGCCCTGCGCCCGCTGATCGCCGCGGGTGTGATTGATCTGGATGACATCATTCTCGACCTGAAATGCGCGGTCTCGGGCGCGGGGCGCTCGCTCAAGGAAAACCTGCTTCATGCGGAGTTGAGCGAGGGCTATCACGCCTATGCGCTTGGCAGCACGCACCGGCATCTGGGTGAATTCGATCAGGAATTCTCGGCCATTGCCGGGCGGCCCGTGCAGGTGCAATTCACCCCGCATTTGGTGCCCGCAAACCGCGGCATCTTGGCCACCTGCTATGTCAAAGGCGACGCGCAGACGATTTATGAGACGCTGCAGAACGCCTATGCAGATGAGCCCTTTATCGAGGTGCTGCCCTTCGGCGAAGCGCCCAGCACCCGGCATGTGCGCGGCTCGAACTTCTGCCATATCGGCGTGGTCGCCGACCGTCAGACCGGGCGGGCGACCGTGGTCGCGGCGCTCGATAATCTGACCAAAGGCTCCAGCGGTCAGGCGTTGCAAAACGCGAACCTGATGCTCGGCTTGCCGGAAACCGAGGGGCTGATGATGGCCCCGCTGTTCCCATGAAGAGCCTCAAGAAACAGCGCCGGATCCAGATCATTGCCGTTGCGGCGGTGGCCTTGGTGCTGTCGACTACTCTGATCGGCTATGCGCTGCGCGACGGGATCAACTATTTCCGCGCGCCGAGCCAAGTCATCGCCGAGCCGCCCGGCCCGGCAGAGGTGTTCCGCATTGGCGGTCTGGTCGAAGAAGGGTCACTCAAACGCGGCCAGGGCGAACAGATTCGCTTTGCCGTGACCGATGGTGGGGCCTCCGTGCCGGTCGTCTTTACCGGGGTGTTGCCTGATCTGTTCGAAGAGAACCAAGGCATGGTCGGCACCGGACGTTATATCGATGGGACTTTCGAAGCCTCTGAAATCCTTGCCAAACATGACGAGACTTACATGCCCAAGGAAGTAACGGATGCGCTGAAAGAGCAGGGCGTCTACCGCGAGCCCGAAGGGTGATCTGCGCGCAACGCACGCGGGGCTGAGGCCCCGTTAACCCATCCGGCCGAGCCTGTTTGCACCCAAGACAGGAGAGCCCGCGATGCAGACCGTCCGAGAGATCGCCAGCGCCATCGTCGCCCGGGAGGGCGGCTTTGTGAATGACCCCGATGACCCCGGCGGGGCGACGAAATTCGGGGTGACGATCCATACCATGCGCCGATTGGGACTGGACCTGACGGGGGATGGGGCGGTCGATGTGGCCGACGTGCGCCGCCTAAGTCGCGCGCAGGCGGTGGATATCTTTGTCAGACATTACTTCAACGCCCCGCGCATCGCGGAATTGCCCGCGCCGTTGCAGCCGAGCGTTTTTGACATGTATGTCAATGCGGGCAGCAATGCGGTGAAGATCCTGCAAAGCTTGCTGCGCGAGATGGGGGAGGAGATCGGTGTTGACGGGGCCATCGGGCCGCAGACGATCCGAGCCGCCCAAGCCGCATGGCAGGCCGCACCCGATCATCTGGTCGACGCCTACGGTATCGCGCGGCGCAACTACTACTTCCGTCTCGCCGACCGTCGCCCCGCCAGCCGCAAATACGCGCGCAGCCGGGCTGGCGGCAAGGGCGGCTGGATCCGACGCGCCGAAGAGTTCATCGCACCACAATATCGCATGAGCGACGCAGATTTCGCACGGAGGGTGGCACAATGGGGCTGATCGAACGTATTTTTACGACGGTTTTCGGCGGCGAGCGCAATGTCATCCGCGACACGGTCGAAGTGTTTCGCGAGAATGCCGAGGCCGGGGCGCAGCGTGCTCATGCGGTGCAGGGCAAAGCGATGGCGCAATATGGGGCGGAGTTCGCCCAAGCTCGGCAGGGCGGCTTTGACCGCTTCATGGATGGGATCAACCGTTTGCCCCGCCCGATGCTTGCGCTCGGCACCTTGGGGCTGTTCGTAACGGCCATGGTTAACCCTTTGTGGTTTGCCGAACGGATGCAGGGCATTGCGCTGGTGCCAGAGCCGCTTTGGTGGCTGTTGGGCGTGATCGTGTCCTTCTACTTCGGGGCGCGGCAGCAGATGAAATCGCAGGAGTTTCAGCGCGCCATCGTGGGCACCATCGCGCGGGTGCCGCAGGTGGTCGAGAATATCGAGACGCTGCGCGCGTTGCGTGCCGACAGCCCGCAGGTGGCCGCCACCGGTGCCGACAGCCGCTTGGCCCTTGCCGCAGTCACGCCATCGGAGAATCCGGCCCTAGACGCATGGCGCCGCAGCCGCGCCTGACTGCGACCGATTGACCGTTTCCTAGGTTTGATTTGCCATGGCTTAGGGGGCTTAGGCCCCCTATAGTCCGCCCCATGATTACAGAACTTGGACATTTCGCGCTTGTGCTCGCCTTTGGCGTGGCCCTTGTACAGATGGTGGTGCCGATGTGGGGCGCTTGGCGGGGCCGTGCTGCTTGGATGGCGATGGCCGAACCGGCGGCGGCGGCGCAGTTCATCCTGATTGCCCTGTCCTTTGGCGCGCTGATGTGGGCCTTCATCACCTCGGATTTCAGCCTGCAACTGGTGGTGGCCAACAGCCATTCCGCCAAGCCGATGCTGTATAAGATCAGCGGGACATGGGGCAACCACGAAGGCTCGATGCTGCTGTGGGTGCTGATCGTGGCGCTTTTCGGTGCCATGGCCGCGTGGTTTGGCGGCAATCTGCCGCCGCGCCTGCGCGCGCGGGTGCTCTCGGTCCAAGCCGCGATTGGCGTGGCTTTTCTGGCGTTTATCCTTTTCACCTCGAACCCTTTCTTGCGCATGGGCACGCCGCCTTTTGATGGCCAAGACCTGAACCCGCTCTTGCAAGACCCCGGTTTGGCCTTTCACCCGCCATTTCTCTATCTCGGCTATGTTGGCCTCAGCATGGCCTTCAGCTTTGCCGTGGCGGCGCTGATCGAAGGGCGCGTGGATGCGGCGTGGGGCCGGTGGGTGCGGCCTTGGACACTGGCGGCTTGGGTGTTTCTGACCATCGGCATCGCGCTCGGGTCTTGGTGGGCCTATTATGAGCTTGGCTGGGGCGGTTTCTGGTTCTGGGATCCGGTCGAGAATGCGAGCTTCATGCCCTGGCTCTTGGCGGCGGCGCTGCTGCATTCGGCGATTGTGGTGGAAAAACGCGAGAGCTTGAAAAGCTGGACCATCCTGCTGGCGATCCTTGCTTTCGGTTTCTCGCTGATCGGCACCTTTATCGTGCGTTCTGGTCTGCTGACTTCTGTTCACGCCTTTGCCAACGACCCTGAACGCGGGGTCTTTATTCTGGCCATTCTGGGGTCTTTCACCGGCGGGGCGCTGGTGCTCTACTCGCTGCGCGCATCGGCGCTTGAGGCCAAGGGCGTCTTTGGCCTTTTGAGCCGTGAGACCGCCTTGGTGGTGAACAATCTGCTGCTGGCTGTGGCCTGTTTCGTCGTTTTCGTGGGCACCATGTGGCCGCTGGTGGCCGAGATGTTCCTTGACCGCAAACTCAGTGTCGGCCCGCCATTCTTTAACGCTGCGTTTACTCCTTTCATGGTAGCGCTTGGACTGATCCTGCCGATCGGCAGCGCGATGCCGTGGAAACGGGCCAAGATCATGCGCGCACTATACCCGCTGCGCTATGTCTTCCTCCTGGCGCTGGCGCTTGGGGGCTTGGCCTTTGCCATGCAGTCCGGACGCGGGCTGTTGGGGCCTGTGGGCATGTTCCTTGGGGCATGGCTGCTGATGGGCACCGCGGTGGATGTGATGCAGCGTTTGGGCCGCGGCCCGGGTAAGTTGCGCCGTCTACGGCGTCTGCCGCGCGCTGATTGGGGCAAGGCCACGGCGCATGGCGGGCTGGGCATCACCATGGCCGGGATCGCGGGGCTGATGGCTTGGGCCGTGGATGACATCCGCGTGGCCCGGATTGATGAGCCTTTTGACGTGGGCAGCTATACGCTAACCCTCCGCGACGTGAGTGAAGTCAGGGGGCCGAACTACCTCAGTACTATGGCCGAGATCACGCTGGCGCAGGAAGGCGATGTGATCTCGACCCTGCGGCCCGAAAAGCGGTTCTACCCCGTGGCGCAGATGCCGACGACCGAGGCGGCGATCGACTATAACCTCGCGCGGGACATCTATGTGGTGATCGGCGATGCGCAGGACGGCGGCGGTTGGGCCGTGCGGACCTATATCAAACCGATGACCAATTGGATTTGGATCGGTTGTGCGCTGATGGCGCTTGGCGGGGTACTGAGCCTGAGCGACCGGCGCTTCCGTGTCGCGGCGGGCGCACGCAAACAACCAGCAGGGGTGCCTGCGGAATGAAGCGACTGCTGCTGATCTTGGCCTTGCTCGCCAGCCCGCTTTGGGCGGTTCAGCCTGACGAGGTGTTGGACGATCCCGCATTGGAGGCCCGAGCGCGGGAGCTCAGCCAAGGTCTGCGCTGTCTCGTTTGCCGTAACGAGAGTATTGATGAGAGCAACGCAAGCCTTGCGCGCGATCTGCGAATTCTGCTGCGCGAGCGGTTGGTGGCCGGCGACAGCGATGAGGAAGCGGTGGATTTCATCGTCGACCGCTACGGTGAATATGTCCTGCTGAACCCGCAGGCCACGGGGGCCAATTGGCTGCTGTGGGGCGCGGGACCGCTGATGCTTTTGTTGGCCGGAGGGCTCGGGGTGGTCTATCTGCGTGGCCGTGCGCGCAGCAAAACCCCGACCGAGGCCCCACTCTCGCCCGAGGAAGAAGCCCGC
Coding sequences within it:
- a CDS encoding heme lyase CcmF/NrfE family subunit, which codes for MITELGHFALVLAFGVALVQMVVPMWGAWRGRAAWMAMAEPAAAAQFILIALSFGALMWAFITSDFSLQLVVANSHSAKPMLYKISGTWGNHEGSMLLWVLIVALFGAMAAWFGGNLPPRLRARVLSVQAAIGVAFLAFILFTSNPFLRMGTPPFDGQDLNPLLQDPGLAFHPPFLYLGYVGLSMAFSFAVAALIEGRVDAAWGRWVRPWTLAAWVFLTIGIALGSWWAYYELGWGGFWFWDPVENASFMPWLLAAALLHSAIVVEKRESLKSWTILLAILAFGFSLIGTFIVRSGLLTSVHAFANDPERGVFILAILGSFTGGALVLYSLRASALEAKGVFGLLSRETALVVNNLLLAVACFVVFVGTMWPLVAEMFLDRKLSVGPPFFNAAFTPFMVALGLILPIGSAMPWKRAKIMRALYPLRYVFLLALALGGLAFAMQSGRGLLGPVGMFLGAWLLMGTAVDVMQRLGRGPGKLRRLRRLPRADWGKATAHGGLGITMAGIAGLMAWAVDDIRVARIDEPFDVGSYTLTLRDVSEVRGPNYLSTMAEITLAQEGDVISTLRPEKRFYPVAQMPTTEAAIDYNLARDIYVVIGDAQDGGGWAVRTYIKPMTNWIWIGCALMALGGVLSLSDRRFRVAAGARKQPAGVPAE
- a CDS encoding cytochrome c-type biogenesis protein is translated as MKRLLLILALLASPLWAVQPDEVLDDPALEARARELSQGLRCLVCRNESIDESNASLARDLRILLRERLVAGDSDEEAVDFIVDRYGEYVLLNPQATGANWLLWGAGPLMLLLAGGLGVVYLRGRARSKTPTEAPLSPEEEARLRDILDR